A region from the Bacteroidota bacterium genome encodes:
- a CDS encoding NUDIX domain-containing protein: MSQPISAGLLMYRVRERQLEVFLAHPGGPYFKNREWGVWSVPKGSVEPNEELLETAIREFQEETGLTVHTNELIPLGSVMQRGGKTVHCWAFEGNVSAETPIVSNTFQVEWPPNSGQIQVYPETDKARFFHCEMAKKKLNPAQAHFVERLHAHLRTRNRI, encoded by the coding sequence ATGTCACAACCCATTTCTGCCGGATTATTGATGTACCGCGTTCGTGAACGCCAGTTAGAGGTGTTCCTTGCGCATCCCGGCGGACCCTATTTTAAAAACCGTGAATGGGGAGTCTGGAGTGTCCCGAAAGGATCGGTGGAGCCCAATGAGGAATTGCTTGAGACCGCCATCAGGGAGTTTCAGGAAGAAACCGGTCTGACTGTTCATACCAATGAACTGATTCCGTTGGGTTCGGTGATGCAACGGGGCGGAAAGACGGTACATTGCTGGGCCTTCGAAGGAAATGTGTCTGCAGAAACACCCATTGTTTCGAACACCTTTCAGGTTGAATGGCCCCCCAACTCGGGACAGATTCAGGTGTATCCCGAAACCGACAAGGCCCGGTTTTTTCACTGCGAAATGGCAAAAAAGAAACTGAATCCCGCACAGGCTCATTTCGTTGAACGGCTTCATGCCCACCTGAGAACCCGCAACCGGATTTAG